In the Paraburkholderia acidisoli genome, one interval contains:
- the tssF gene encoding type VI secretion system baseplate subunit TssF, whose amino-acid sequence MAADDLLQYYKRELSYLRTQGADFARRYPKIASKLALHGTESLDPHTERLVEATAFLAARVHRDLDQEFPHVASSLLDNVCPTLVQPVPSMTVAQFELDPTQGKVTAGFAVPRHTALQARTEGGDVCRFRTAWDTVLWPLTISRAAFGDDATLRLTLECAPGTDFAELEIDTLRLHLNGDWMTTMPLYELLVSGVADVSVRAEGRAHALPLPARAWREVGYGEADDVLPRPANAQPAYALMQEYFAFPRKFHFFDLHHLRGRLGTGRSCEIVLHLSRAPRGLGMLRATHFALGCTPIVNLFSQTSEPIVVDHRHYEYRLVADQRRESITEIHSIVSVVASDPSLERTATVPCFSAIDHGDAGGGAAFWSARREHSLRENVQGTDTFLSFVDASNTQADPGAPVIYANVLCTNRRLAEQVPVGARLLVEKVSQNARVRCLYEPTAQRSPALGSETLWRLISLLTLNYHSLVSGATGRAQLQEMLRLFASEGTREQDQIRGIRSVEARGVTAHVGGEAWRGYCRGTEVTVEFDPEAFVGGSPLLMGAVLARFFALYTSVNSFVRLVVRRGDEIWKQWEPMTGCQQLL is encoded by the coding sequence ATGGCCGCCGACGACCTTCTCCAATACTACAAACGCGAGCTGTCGTACCTGCGCACGCAGGGTGCCGACTTCGCGCGCCGCTACCCGAAGATCGCTTCGAAGCTGGCGCTGCACGGCACCGAATCGCTCGACCCGCATACCGAACGCCTTGTCGAGGCGACGGCGTTTCTCGCCGCGCGCGTGCATCGCGACCTCGACCAGGAGTTTCCGCACGTTGCCTCTTCGCTGCTCGACAACGTGTGTCCGACGCTCGTGCAGCCCGTGCCGTCGATGACAGTCGCGCAGTTCGAGCTCGATCCCACCCAGGGCAAGGTCACGGCGGGCTTTGCCGTGCCGCGCCACACCGCGTTGCAGGCGCGCACCGAAGGCGGCGACGTGTGCCGCTTTCGCACCGCGTGGGACACCGTGCTGTGGCCGCTCACGATCAGCCGCGCGGCGTTCGGCGACGACGCCACGCTGCGCCTCACGCTCGAATGCGCGCCCGGCACCGACTTCGCCGAACTCGAGATCGACACGCTGCGCCTGCATCTGAACGGCGACTGGATGACGACGATGCCGCTCTACGAGCTGCTCGTGTCGGGCGTGGCCGACGTGTCCGTGCGCGCCGAAGGCCGCGCGCATGCGCTGCCGCTGCCCGCGCGCGCGTGGCGCGAAGTGGGCTACGGCGAAGCCGACGACGTGCTGCCGCGCCCGGCCAACGCGCAGCCCGCTTATGCGCTGATGCAGGAATATTTCGCGTTTCCGCGCAAGTTCCACTTCTTCGATCTGCATCATCTGCGCGGCCGTCTGGGCACGGGCCGCAGCTGCGAAATCGTGCTGCATCTGTCGCGCGCGCCGCGCGGGCTCGGCATGCTGCGCGCCACGCACTTCGCGCTCGGCTGCACGCCCATCGTCAATCTGTTTTCGCAGACGAGCGAGCCGATCGTCGTCGATCATCGCCATTACGAATATCGTCTCGTGGCCGATCAGCGCCGCGAGTCCATCACCGAAATTCATTCGATCGTTTCGGTGGTCGCGTCGGACCCGTCGCTCGAACGCACGGCCACGGTGCCGTGTTTCTCCGCCATCGATCATGGGGATGCCGGAGGCGGCGCGGCGTTCTGGTCGGCGCGCCGCGAGCACAGCCTGCGCGAGAACGTGCAGGGCACCGACACGTTCCTGAGTTTCGTCGATGCGAGCAATACCCAGGCCGATCCGGGCGCGCCCGTGATCTACGCGAACGTGCTGTGCACGAACCGGCGTCTCGCGGAGCAGGTGCCCGTGGGCGCGCGGCTGCTGGTCGAAAAGGTCTCGCAGAACGCGCGCGTGCGCTGTCTCTACGAACCCACGGCGCAGCGCAGTCCCGCGCTCGGCAGCGAAACGCTCTGGCGGTTGATCTCGCTGCTCACGCTCAACTATCACTCGCTCGTGAGCGGTGCCACGGGCCGCGCGCAGTTGCAGGAAATGCTGCGCCTGTTCGCCTCGGAAGGCACGCGCGAGCAGGACCAGATTCGCGGCATTCGCAGCGTGGAGGCGCGCGGCGTCACGGCGCACGTGGGCGGCGAGGCGTGGCGCGGCTACTGCCGTGGCACCGAAGTGACCGTCGAGTTCGATCCCGAAGCCTTCGTGGGCGGTTCGCCCCTGTTGATGGGCGCCGTGCTCGCGCGATTCTTCGCGCTCTACACGTCGGTCAATTCCTTTGTACGGCTGGTGGTACGCCGTGGAGACGAGATATGGAAGCAATGGGAGCCGATGACCGGTTGCCAGCAGCTGCTCTGA
- a CDS encoding toxin-antitoxin system YwqK family antitoxin has protein sequence MSAGFSADKQSDAHAGAAHAETRVDPHVDTHADMQIVEAYDEAGRLVNRAAFANGVPHGETVHYASDGTTLLAAQYRNGLLDGTLRSFDAAGLPVQEAQYRKGKLDGVLAVYQEGRVAGRQHYAQGVLHGESLTYAASGLVTSRLHYEHGKLEREALWLHDGIVVRRARYAKGKLEGETREYAESGALAQSLPYRANLLHGTARRYAPDGAVTHERVYREGKPVGEWRAVDAASDANGGRGQRLVNKMEKWVRG, from the coding sequence ATGTCCGCCGGGTTTTCTGCCGATAAACAGAGCGACGCTCACGCGGGCGCCGCGCATGCCGAAACGCGCGTCGACCCGCACGTCGACACGCACGCCGATATGCAGATCGTCGAAGCGTACGACGAAGCGGGCCGCCTCGTGAACCGTGCGGCTTTCGCGAACGGCGTGCCGCACGGCGAGACCGTGCACTACGCGAGCGACGGCACGACGCTACTCGCGGCGCAGTACCGGAACGGGCTGCTCGACGGCACGTTGCGCAGCTTCGACGCGGCCGGTTTGCCGGTGCAGGAAGCGCAGTACCGCAAGGGCAAGCTCGACGGCGTGCTCGCGGTGTACCAGGAAGGCCGCGTGGCGGGGCGCCAGCACTACGCGCAGGGCGTGCTGCACGGCGAAAGCCTCACGTACGCGGCCTCGGGGCTCGTGACGTCGCGCCTGCACTACGAGCACGGCAAGCTCGAACGCGAGGCGCTGTGGCTGCACGACGGCATCGTGGTGCGCCGCGCGCGCTACGCGAAGGGCAAGCTCGAAGGCGAGACGCGCGAATACGCCGAAAGCGGCGCGCTCGCGCAGAGCCTGCCGTATCGCGCGAATCTGCTGCACGGCACGGCGCGCCGCTATGCGCCGGACGGCGCCGTGACGCACGAGCGCGTCTATCGCGAGGGCAAGCCCGTGGGCGAATGGCGCGCGGTGGACGCGGCCAGCGACGCGAATGGCGGCCGCGGCCAGCGCCTCGTGAACAAGATGGAAAAGTGGGTGCGGGGCTGA
- the tssG gene encoding type VI secretion system baseplate subunit TssG — MEAMGADDRLPAAALIARLTANPQRFDLFQAISLLERATPWARPLGRGNGAGEAVRLSGHVSLTFEPSDVRGVRAQALPEGDADVARAPNPVADRNVNRNVDRPADANYAPRTTYTLSTPVLTLAGANAPLPMAFTELVLERRAQRDTATGDLLDIFNHRFLSFLYRSRKKHAPALNWRSPHASALAGTLDAASNLGLRAGVQGPRGARPWLRHAGLMSAAPRSMAGLTALLSDRLGVTVRGAQFVGGWREIDAADSLRLARTAAPRLGGPHGVAVLGRRTWDQASGICLEFPALSRERFEALLPGGADHALAAWLVRAYLQQDFDVQFVLHLAPQPRACEAGGAHAARLGWTTWLGAPRHPNHASAPVRFAMREAAVPAPTTL; from the coding sequence ATGGAAGCAATGGGAGCCGATGACCGGTTGCCAGCAGCTGCTCTGATCGCCCGTCTCACGGCGAACCCGCAGCGCTTCGATCTGTTCCAGGCGATCAGTCTGCTGGAGCGGGCGACGCCGTGGGCGCGGCCGCTCGGGCGCGGCAACGGCGCGGGCGAGGCGGTGCGGCTCTCGGGTCATGTTTCGCTGACGTTCGAACCGAGCGACGTGCGCGGCGTGCGTGCGCAGGCGTTGCCGGAGGGCGATGCCGATGTCGCACGCGCGCCGAACCCGGTCGCCGACCGGAACGTCAACCGAAACGTCGACCGGCCCGCCGACGCGAACTACGCCCCCCGCACGACCTACACGCTTTCGACGCCCGTGCTCACGCTCGCGGGCGCGAACGCGCCGCTGCCGATGGCGTTCACGGAACTCGTGCTCGAACGGCGCGCGCAGCGCGACACGGCCACGGGCGACCTGCTCGACATCTTCAATCACCGCTTTCTGTCGTTTCTGTACCGCAGCCGCAAGAAGCACGCGCCCGCGCTGAACTGGCGTTCGCCGCACGCTTCGGCGCTCGCGGGCACGCTCGACGCGGCGAGCAATCTGGGCTTGCGCGCGGGCGTGCAAGGTCCGCGGGGCGCGCGGCCGTGGCTGCGTCACGCGGGTCTGATGAGCGCCGCGCCGCGCTCGATGGCGGGCTTGACGGCGCTGCTCTCCGACCGCCTCGGCGTGACGGTGCGCGGCGCGCAGTTCGTGGGCGGCTGGCGCGAGATCGACGCGGCGGATTCGCTGCGCCTCGCGCGCACGGCCGCGCCGCGTCTGGGCGGCCCGCACGGCGTGGCCGTGCTCGGCCGCCGTACGTGGGATCAGGCGAGCGGCATCTGCCTGGAATTTCCGGCGCTTTCTCGCGAACGCTTCGAGGCGCTGCTGCCCGGCGGCGCCGATCACGCGCTCGCCGCGTGGCTCGTGCGCGCGTATCTGCAACAGGATTTCGACGTGCAGTTCGTGCTGCATCTCGCGCCGCAACCGCGCGCGTGCGAGGCCGGCGGCGCGCATGCCGCGCGGCTCGGCTGGACCACGTGGCTCGGCGCGCCGCGCCATCCCAACCATGCGAGCGCGCCCGTGCGCTTCGCGATGCGCGAGGCCGCCGTGCCCGCTCCGACGACACTTTGA
- the tssH gene encoding type VI secretion system ATPase TssH, producing the protein MDIDIRTLLSRLNPECKHAMEQAAQLCVRQTNYNVDVEHLLLTLLESDAPDLQAILAHFGLKPQTLTTQLQKAVDAFKRGNGRTPALSPNLSPLFQEAWLLSSMLLGEQQIRSGTLVLALLEVDSLRGMLLDSAPALLNVPRATLRDQLAAILAGSAEDAGGARNAAAQAGQPQASSPAAATHGANAAMPSMNPGAGGKGNGGRQSALDQFTVDMTALAREGKIDPIRGRDSEIRQLVDVLLRRRQNNPILTGEAGVGKTAVVEGFAQRIVQGDVPPALANVCVRSLDLALLQAGAGVKGEFENRLKSVIAEVKASPVPVILFIDEAHQLIGAGGSEGQGDAANLLKPALARGELRTIAATTWAEYKKYVERDPALARRFQVVKVEEPSEPVAVDMLRGMVQKLEEHHGVEILDEAVRDAVKLSHRYISGRQLPDKAISVLDTACARVAIGQNGVPEEIEALARSIDGAENQLRILRHEAATGADRADAIAAVTKQLDEERAQRTRLTEKLGTEKRAVDEIIAWRKKIRGFLADETSAADGEDAESLAANLSRLEKGLEAVQNDEPMVPVCVDSATVAKVISGWTGIPVGRMLADELHTVLYLQDKLAERVVGQDEALDAIARRVRTFRADLDDPGKPVGVFLLVGPSGVGKTETAFALADMLYGGERNMITVNMSEFQEAHSVSGLKGAPPGYVGYGRGGVLTEAVRRRPYSVVLLDEMEKAHPDVLELFFQVFDKGVMEDGEGVPIDFKNTLILLTSNAAQDVITEACRGGRRPAPEAIVEQLRPALLRQFSPAFLGRMVIVPYYHLGDAQINAIVNLKLERIAQRFERNHHARLTWDEALATLIAQRCKEVDSGARNVDHILTQSLLPELARQVLERISIAEPFGGVHLSLTAADEIAYRFRAPEEA; encoded by the coding sequence ATGGATATCGATATTCGCACCCTGCTTTCCCGGCTCAATCCGGAATGCAAGCACGCGATGGAGCAGGCGGCGCAACTGTGCGTGCGTCAGACGAATTACAACGTCGACGTCGAGCACCTGCTGCTCACGCTGCTCGAATCCGACGCCCCCGATCTGCAGGCGATCCTCGCGCACTTCGGCCTCAAGCCGCAGACGCTCACGACGCAACTGCAAAAGGCCGTCGACGCGTTCAAGCGCGGCAACGGCCGTACGCCCGCGCTCTCGCCGAATCTCTCGCCGCTGTTTCAGGAAGCGTGGCTGTTGAGTTCGATGCTGCTCGGCGAGCAGCAGATTCGCTCGGGCACGCTCGTGCTCGCGCTGCTCGAAGTGGACAGCCTGCGCGGCATGCTGCTCGACTCCGCGCCCGCGTTGCTCAACGTGCCGCGCGCGACGCTGCGCGACCAGCTCGCGGCGATCCTCGCGGGTTCCGCCGAAGACGCGGGCGGCGCGCGCAACGCGGCGGCGCAGGCCGGGCAGCCGCAGGCGTCGAGCCCGGCGGCGGCAACGCACGGTGCGAACGCGGCCATGCCGAGCATGAATCCGGGCGCGGGCGGTAAAGGCAACGGCGGCCGTCAGTCGGCGCTGGATCAATTCACCGTCGACATGACGGCGCTCGCGCGCGAAGGCAAGATCGATCCCATTCGCGGCCGTGACAGCGAGATCCGCCAACTCGTGGACGTCCTGCTGCGCCGCCGCCAGAACAACCCCATCCTCACGGGCGAAGCGGGCGTGGGCAAGACCGCCGTGGTCGAAGGCTTCGCGCAGCGCATCGTGCAGGGCGACGTGCCGCCCGCGCTCGCCAATGTGTGCGTGCGCTCGCTCGACCTCGCGCTGTTGCAGGCGGGCGCGGGCGTGAAGGGCGAATTCGAGAACCGGTTGAAGTCGGTGATCGCCGAAGTGAAGGCGTCGCCGGTGCCGGTGATCCTCTTCATCGACGAAGCGCATCAGCTGATCGGCGCGGGCGGCAGCGAAGGCCAGGGCGACGCCGCGAACCTGCTCAAGCCGGCGCTCGCGCGCGGCGAGCTGCGCACCATCGCGGCGACCACGTGGGCCGAGTACAAGAAGTACGTGGAGCGCGATCCGGCGCTCGCGCGCCGCTTCCAGGTGGTGAAGGTCGAGGAGCCGAGCGAACCCGTCGCCGTCGACATGCTGCGCGGCATGGTGCAGAAGCTCGAAGAACATCATGGCGTGGAGATTCTCGACGAAGCCGTGCGCGACGCCGTGAAGCTCTCGCATCGCTATATCTCGGGCCGCCAGTTGCCGGACAAGGCGATCAGCGTGCTCGACACCGCCTGCGCGCGCGTGGCGATCGGCCAGAACGGCGTGCCCGAAGAGATCGAGGCGCTCGCGCGGTCGATCGACGGCGCCGAGAACCAGCTGCGCATCCTGCGCCACGAAGCGGCCACGGGCGCCGACCGCGCGGACGCCATCGCCGCTGTCACGAAACAGCTCGATGAGGAACGCGCCCAGCGCACGCGCCTCACCGAAAAACTCGGCACGGAAAAGCGCGCGGTGGACGAGATCATCGCGTGGCGCAAGAAGATTCGCGGTTTTCTCGCCGACGAAACCAGCGCCGCCGACGGCGAGGACGCCGAATCGCTCGCGGCCAATCTGTCGCGCCTCGAAAAAGGCCTCGAAGCCGTGCAGAACGACGAGCCGATGGTGCCCGTGTGCGTGGATTCGGCCACCGTCGCCAAGGTCATTTCGGGCTGGACCGGCATTCCCGTCGGCCGCATGCTCGCCGACGAACTGCACACCGTGCTGTATCTGCAGGACAAGCTCGCCGAGCGCGTGGTGGGCCAGGACGAAGCGCTCGACGCGATCGCGCGCCGCGTGCGCACGTTCCGCGCCGATCTCGACGATCCGGGCAAGCCGGTGGGCGTGTTCCTGCTCGTGGGACCGAGCGGCGTGGGCAAGACCGAAACGGCGTTCGCGCTGGCGGACATGCTCTACGGCGGCGAGCGCAACATGATCACCGTGAACATGTCGGAGTTTCAGGAGGCGCACAGCGTCTCCGGGCTCAAGGGCGCGCCGCCCGGTTACGTGGGTTACGGGCGCGGCGGCGTGCTGACGGAAGCGGTGCGCCGCCGTCCGTACAGCGTCGTGCTGCTCGACGAAATGGAGAAGGCGCACCCGGACGTGCTCGAACTGTTCTTCCAGGTGTTCGACAAGGGTGTGATGGAAGACGGCGAAGGCGTGCCGATCGACTTCAAGAACACGCTCATCCTGCTCACCTCGAACGCGGCGCAGGACGTGATTACCGAGGCGTGCCGCGGCGGCCGCCGTCCCGCGCCGGAAGCGATCGTCGAGCAATTGCGCCCGGCGCTGCTGCGCCAGTTCAGCCCGGCGTTCCTCGGCCGCATGGTGATCGTGCCTTACTACCATCTCGGCGACGCGCAGATCAACGCGATCGTGAACCTCAAGCTCGAACGCATCGCGCAGCGCTTCGAGCGCAATCATCACGCGCGTCTCACGTGGGACGAGGCGCTCGCGACGCTGATCGCGCAACGCTGCAAGGAAGTGGACAGCGGCGCGCGCAACGTGGATCACATCCTCACGCAGTCGCTGCTGCCGGAACTCGCGCGCCAGGTGCTGGAGCGCATTTCGATCGCCGAGCCGTTCGGCGGCGTGCATCTCTCGCTCACGGCGGCGGACGAGATCGCGTACCGTTTCCGCGCGCCCGAGGAGGCCTGA
- the tssE gene encoding type VI secretion system baseplate subunit TssE — protein sequence MPAIVSGSPMPLFDRLAAHGEAQLSGAEALRESVARDLARLMNTRSPLTFEAFAASEGGVLDYGVPDFAERSLHSGPDRDAIAAAVRHAITLFEPRLANVSVNFAFASDHAPRAVMMIGGEVRSGPHVAHVSFELAADAGAAQAARSRGE from the coding sequence ATGCCGGCCATCGTCAGCGGTTCACCGATGCCACTGTTCGACCGTCTCGCCGCTCATGGCGAGGCACAGCTTTCGGGCGCCGAGGCGCTGCGGGAGTCGGTCGCGCGCGACCTCGCGAGACTCATGAATACGCGTTCGCCGCTCACGTTCGAGGCCTTTGCCGCGAGCGAGGGCGGCGTGCTCGATTACGGCGTGCCCGACTTCGCCGAGCGCTCGCTGCACTCGGGCCCGGACCGCGACGCTATCGCCGCGGCCGTCCGTCATGCCATTACGTTGTTCGAGCCGCGGCTCGCCAACGTGAGCGTGAATTTCGCTTTCGCCTCGGACCATGCTCCGCGCGCCGTGATGATGATCGGCGGCGAAGTGCGTTCGGGGCCGCACGTCGCGCACGTGTCGTTCGAGCTGGCGGCGGACGCCGGCGCCGCGCAGGCCGCCCGTTCGCGCGGTGAATGA
- a CDS encoding ABC transporter substrate-binding protein, with protein sequence MLQTPHLHTSWDARRPLRALGAGLRGVAVAACAAVALAAGFASAAHAATPPAASAAMVAAVATPAPADAPAAPLVTTSTGLVQMPDGRLLAPEFARIIGRGELVVAVLSVDQPPFFEEKNGKLEGLDIDLAKEIADKLHVKVRFNRDAHSFDDVVTLLARGQADIAVSKLSRTLTRATVISFSTPYLRLKRALLLNRVKFAQLAHGRSVPEVVRSYDSTIGVVANSSYAGYVVSNFPHAQVRSYATWDDVLKALNAGEVTAAYRDEFEVKRVLKVDPTASLRLRVVTLQDLEDTLAIGVNVNAPAMLSFINQFLSDRSVKLDVSTVLQAADH encoded by the coding sequence ATGCTGCAAACACCGCACCTTCACACTTCCTGGGACGCGCGCCGTCCGTTGCGCGCGCTCGGCGCCGGGCTTCGCGGCGTCGCCGTCGCGGCCTGCGCCGCCGTCGCGCTCGCCGCGGGCTTCGCGTCGGCCGCGCACGCCGCCACGCCGCCGGCCGCATCGGCTGCCATGGTGGCCGCCGTGGCCACGCCCGCGCCCGCGGATGCCCCGGCCGCGCCGCTCGTCACCACCTCGACGGGCCTCGTGCAGATGCCCGACGGCCGTCTGCTCGCGCCCGAATTCGCCCGCATCATCGGCCGCGGCGAACTCGTGGTCGCCGTGTTGAGCGTCGATCAACCGCCGTTCTTCGAAGAAAAGAACGGCAAGCTCGAAGGCCTCGACATCGACCTCGCGAAAGAGATCGCCGACAAGCTGCACGTGAAGGTGCGCTTCAACCGCGACGCCCATTCGTTCGACGACGTGGTCACGCTGCTCGCGCGCGGCCAGGCCGACATCGCCGTGAGCAAGCTCTCGCGCACGCTCACGCGCGCCACGGTGATCTCGTTCAGCACGCCGTACCTGCGCCTGAAGCGCGCGCTGCTGCTCAACCGCGTGAAGTTCGCGCAACTCGCGCACGGCCGTTCGGTGCCCGAGGTCGTGCGTTCGTACGACAGCACCATCGGCGTGGTCGCCAATTCGTCGTATGCGGGCTACGTGGTGAGCAACTTCCCGCATGCCCAGGTGCGCAGCTACGCCACGTGGGACGACGTGCTCAAGGCGCTCAACGCGGGCGAAGTCACGGCCGCCTATCGCGACGAATTCGAAGTGAAGCGCGTGCTCAAGGTCGACCCGACCGCCTCGCTGCGCCTGCGCGTGGTGACGCTGCAAGACCTCGAGGACACGCTCGCCATTGGCGTGAACGTGAATGCGCCCGCCATGCTTTCGTTCATCAACCAGTTTCTGTCCGACCGCAGCGTCAAGCTCGATGTGAGCACCGTGCTGCAAGCGGCCGATCATTAA
- the tssI gene encoding type VI secretion system tip protein TssI/VgrG — MSSTTPSQANCFVSVSTPFGDDVLLLDGFGGREAMSELFRFDLRMRSTNKALDATQIVGKSVTVTLTDSTGVARYFNGIVTRFAHAGADVQYGFYSAELSPRLWLLTLGRDRVIWQNQTALDIVTSVLGTFGVTVEDRTQRGSAYLQREYCVQYDESAFSFISRLMEEEGIFYFFTFANGTHTMVLADDPSAHTAASVSTLYFAPDASIAAQAQRLTAFEMAQGVVAGEHVVSDYDYTQPATLLSTAKGSSTLNTGQRFTFPGKYTSASAGDQISGTQLEAHMAAQQTGNGRGGYYGLTAGTTFTLAGHPNAALDVSYVVRAVTHTASHRSYSNEFEVLPATVPFRAPALTPRPVVAGTHTARVVGPSDEEIWTDSQGRIKVKFYWDRATVTDQNSSCWVRVAQSTAGPGWGHLFLPRIGEEVVVSYVDGDPDRPLVTGCVYNGTNAVPVTLPANQTQSVIRSRSSKNGSAGNEIRMEDKLDSEELYLHAQKDMNVEIENALTTTVKAGAETHVVQKGDRSVEVSAGKETHTVKGTRTLDVTGDETHTNHAKYTQTITGDHAHTINGNYTLKVGGNLTIEVSGSVSIKSSTSLSTEAGTSYAIKAGTTLSSEGMTVSHKASASQTVDGGGQLALKGGIVQLN; from the coding sequence ATGTCGTCGACGACGCCCAGCCAGGCGAACTGCTTCGTATCGGTCTCGACGCCGTTCGGCGACGACGTGCTGCTGCTCGACGGGTTCGGCGGCCGCGAGGCCATGTCCGAGCTGTTCCGTTTCGACCTGCGCATGCGTTCGACCAACAAGGCGCTCGACGCGACGCAGATCGTGGGCAAGAGCGTGACGGTGACGCTCACCGACAGCACGGGCGTCGCGCGCTATTTCAACGGCATTGTCACGCGCTTCGCGCACGCGGGCGCCGACGTGCAGTACGGCTTCTATTCCGCCGAACTCTCGCCGCGCCTGTGGCTGCTCACGCTCGGCCGCGACCGCGTGATCTGGCAAAACCAGACGGCGCTCGACATCGTCACGAGCGTGCTGGGCACCTTCGGCGTGACGGTCGAGGACCGCACCCAGCGCGGCAGCGCCTATTTGCAGCGCGAATACTGCGTGCAGTACGACGAAAGCGCGTTCAGCTTCATCTCGCGGCTGATGGAAGAGGAAGGCATCTTCTACTTCTTCACGTTCGCGAACGGCACGCACACCATGGTGCTCGCCGACGACCCTTCCGCGCACACGGCCGCGAGCGTGAGCACGCTGTATTTCGCGCCGGACGCCAGTATCGCCGCGCAGGCGCAGCGGCTCACGGCGTTCGAAATGGCGCAGGGCGTGGTGGCGGGCGAGCACGTGGTGAGCGACTACGACTACACGCAGCCGGCCACGCTGCTGTCCACGGCCAAGGGGTCGTCGACGCTGAACACCGGGCAGCGCTTCACGTTTCCGGGTAAGTACACGAGCGCCTCGGCGGGCGACCAGATTTCGGGCACGCAACTCGAAGCGCACATGGCCGCGCAGCAGACCGGCAACGGCCGCGGCGGCTACTACGGCCTCACGGCGGGCACGACGTTCACGCTCGCGGGGCATCCGAACGCGGCGCTCGACGTGAGCTACGTGGTGCGCGCGGTCACGCACACGGCCTCGCATCGGTCGTACAGCAACGAGTTCGAGGTGCTGCCCGCGACCGTGCCGTTTCGCGCGCCCGCGCTCACGCCGCGCCCGGTCGTGGCGGGCACGCACACGGCCAGGGTGGTGGGCCCGAGCGACGAGGAAATCTGGACCGACTCGCAGGGCCGCATCAAGGTCAAGTTCTACTGGGACCGCGCCACGGTGACGGACCAGAACAGTTCGTGCTGGGTGCGCGTGGCGCAGAGCACGGCGGGGCCGGGCTGGGGGCATCTGTTCCTGCCGCGCATTGGCGAGGAAGTGGTGGTGAGTTATGTCGACGGCGACCCGGACCGGCCGCTCGTGACGGGCTGCGTCTACAACGGCACCAATGCGGTGCCGGTCACGCTGCCCGCGAACCAGACGCAGAGCGTGATCCGCTCGCGCTCCTCGAAGAACGGCTCGGCGGGCAACGAAATTCGCATGGAAGACAAGCTCGACTCGGAGGAGCTGTATCTGCATGCGCAGAAGGACATGAACGTGGAGATCGAGAACGCGCTCACGACCACGGTGAAGGCGGGCGCGGAAACCCACGTGGTGCAGAAGGGCGACCGCAGCGTGGAAGTGAGCGCGGGCAAGGAGACGCACACGGTCAAGGGCACGCGCACGCTCGACGTGACCGGCGACGAAACCCACACGAACCACGCGAAGTACACGCAGACGATCACGGGCGACCATGCGCACACCATCAACGGCAATTACACGTTGAAGGTGGGCGGCAACCTGACGATCGAAGTGAGCGGCTCCGTCAGCATCAAGTCGAGCACCTCGCTGTCCACCGAAGCGGGCACCTCGTACGCGATCAAGGCGGGCACGACGCTCAGCAGCGAAGGCATGACGGTGTCGCACAAGGCTTCCGCTTCGCAGACCGTGGACGGCGGTGGCCAGCTCGCCCTGAAGGGCGGCATCGTGCAGTTGAATTAA
- a CDS encoding DUF4280 domain-containing protein codes for MGIQVTSGAMLQCSFGAAPAALQVLPANRVLCGAPAANIMDSAPMVNVQPFGQCMSMANPMVAAATAAALGVLTPMPCVPATVAPWAPGSPTVLIGSLPALQNSSKLMCMWGGVIQVVAPAQFTTMTA; via the coding sequence ATGGGAATTCAGGTGACTTCGGGCGCGATGCTGCAATGCAGCTTCGGCGCCGCGCCTGCGGCGTTGCAGGTGCTGCCCGCGAACCGCGTGCTGTGCGGCGCGCCGGCCGCCAACATCATGGACAGCGCGCCGATGGTCAACGTGCAGCCGTTCGGCCAGTGCATGTCGATGGCGAACCCCATGGTCGCCGCCGCCACGGCCGCCGCGCTGGGCGTGCTCACGCCCATGCCGTGCGTGCCCGCGACCGTCGCGCCCTGGGCGCCGGGCTCGCCGACCGTGCTGATCGGCTCGCTGCCCGCGCTGCAGAACTCCTCGAAGCTGATGTGCATGTGGGGCGGCGTGATCCAGGTCGTCGCGCCCGCGCAATTCACCACCATGACCGCCTGA
- a CDS encoding Hcp family type VI secretion system effector codes for MDIVLLQIKDIKGNSTLEGATDQIVLDSFSFGLQLPMNHDVTNTERTLGRPTFNEFSFSKSTDLATPGLYSACAAGTKLGDATISVGRNENGTFMSLFKYVLSNAMISSVNTGGGGSSHDSFTINYTQVTCVYTQQNTDSTKKGNAPFGWDLTKNVAATPAAS; via the coding sequence ATGGATATCGTTCTTCTGCAGATCAAGGACATCAAGGGCAACTCGACGCTCGAAGGCGCCACCGACCAGATCGTGCTGGATTCGTTCTCGTTCGGCCTTCAGCTGCCCATGAACCACGACGTCACGAACACCGAGCGTACGCTCGGCCGTCCGACGTTCAACGAGTTCAGCTTCTCGAAGTCGACCGACCTGGCAACGCCGGGTCTCTACAGCGCCTGCGCCGCGGGCACCAAGCTCGGCGACGCGACCATCTCGGTCGGCCGTAACGAAAACGGCACGTTCATGTCGCTGTTCAAGTACGTGCTGAGCAACGCGATGATCTCGTCGGTCAACACGGGCGGCGGCGGTTCGAGCCACGACAGCTTCACGATCAACTACACCCAGGTGACCTGCGTCTACACGCAGCAGAACACCGACTCGACGAAGAAGGGCAACGCGCCGTTCGGTTGGGATCTGACGAAGAACGTCGCGGCCACGCCGGCTGCGTCCTGA